TATGCAGAAAAGCATCCGGAAGAACATTTTGCAATAAGCGGAAAAGCCATCAGCGGTCTTGTTCCCCCTGAACTTGAAGCCCTCAAGAATCTGAATAACGTCACCCTTCTCGGTTATGTTTCTGACGGAGAAGTAAAGGCGCTTATGAAAAAATGCAGGGCTTTTGTATTCCCAAGCTATTATGAAGGTTTCGGCATTCCGCCTCTGGAAGCCTTAAGCACAGGATGCAGGGCAATCGTTTCTGATGCAGCCTGCTTAAAAGAAATCTATTCCGACTCCGTAAACTACATAAACCCGGATTCTACGGATGTAAATCTTGGGGAACTGTTAAAACAAGAACCAAAAGGAGTTCAGGAAGTACTGAAGAAGTTCACCTATGACAGGGCCGCATCTCTTCTTCTTGATAAAATCCGGACTGTATGTAGTTAACTGTAACATGTTTAAAATATATCAAATAGAATCACAGTGGCATATACATAGGTTCAAGAGAATTTACTTCGGAATTTGTTTCAGGTTCCATAAAATTTTTAAAGGGACTAAAAAAATTCCTTGTATAAAATTTTACAGCATCTTTTGCAGCATACAAAATTATAAAATTTATAAGTAACTGAGATTCTGATATATCCCTGCACTTTCTTATCACTTCGCAAAGAATTTGATCACTAAAATAATAATGATCCTTCTCTGAAAGCTCAGATTCTTCGTTAAAATGCAGTTTTTGATACTTTTTATCAATTGCAAAGACATCAATTTTTACGGCAGGAAGTACATGCATATAATTATCAACTTTATGTATAATTCCAGAACTGGCTAAAGAATAAAAACCGATTATCTCCGTTGTATTTTTTTTACATATTTTAAAGTGAAGGCCATCATCAATATTCAATGTCGACCCATTAAATATCTCATTTTTTATATAATGATCAATTTTATCATTTCCACATGAAAACAACTGTATGCTTTCTTTATCCGAATATTCAAGCAAATCAATTGAGTATTTTATCTCTTCCCCATACATTACTTTTTAGAGCATCCCTTGGTAGAAACTTTTTTTGATTGAAATCTATCGAACCGTGCCATTGCATCTGCTGATGTACGATGCTTCATTTTAAAAAAATCATCAGCCTTCGATGCTTTAAGAACAAATGCACCTGTAGTAGGCTTATCAAACTTCTGCATAATTCTACCCCCTTTCCGTAAGTTAAATATAATTCTCAATCTGATTAAAATTTTACCTTAAATATTATATATTTTCAATAAAAAATGGCACATAAAAAACTCAGTATGACAAGGCTTTTTACAGATGACTGGTCTTGTTGCCAATAAAAGCCTTTTTCATTATCATTCTATAGTAAAAAAAAAACATTTTATTGAGGAAATACAATGGGATCCGTCTTTTATTCTCTGGTCATATATCCGTTGACCCAGATAATTGAGCTTGTATTCAGTTTCTGTTCCAAGCTTTTTGACAACACAGGATTTGCAATTCTTGGAGTAAGTTTTGCAGTCAGTCTTCTTACGCTTCCGCTTTACATTGTTGCAGAACACTGGCAGCAGGTTGAGCGTGACAAGCAGAAAGCAATGAAAAGTGAAGTTGATAAAATCAAGGCTGTATTCAAAGGTAACGAACAGTACATGATTCTTACAACTTACTACAGACAGCAGCACTACCACCCTATCATGTCCCTCAGGTCTGCATTCGGACTTCTCATTCAGATCCCTTTCTTTACGGCAGCATATACATGCCTGTCAAACATGACTGCACTTCAAGGCCAGAGCCTTCTTTTCATAAAAGATATGGGTGCACCGGATTCGCTTTTTACAATCGGAGCCTTCCACGTAAACATTCTTCCGATTCTTATGACTCTTATAAACATGATAAGCGGAACGATTTATACAAAAGGACTTCCTGTCCGCGACAAAATTCAGACATATGGACTTGCACTTATCTTCGTTGTAATCCTTTATGATTCTCCGGCAGGTCTTGTTGCATACTGGACGCTAAACAACCTCTTTTCCCTTGTAAAGAACATTTTCTATAAACTCAAGCATCCGGTCTGGACACTTTATGTTCTTGCCTGTGCTGCAGTAACTGCCCTCATTATCTGGATGTTTGCAGGACATGTACTTGCCGTAAAACGTGCCCTCCTGGTTGCAGCTGTATTTGCCCTTGTTTACTTTGCACCGCTTTTCGTAAGGCTGAGCAATTATCTTATAGACAAACCGTTCAGCCGACTCAGAGACAACTTTAAGCTCAGGCTGGGACTGTTTGCAGCTTCAGCTATCGGGCTTACACTGCTTGTGGGGCTTTATATTCCTTCAGAACTGGTTGCATCGGATCCGCAGGCGTTCTATGGAATTGACGGAATCAAAGACCCTCTTTTTTTCGTATGGAATGCATTAAGTCAAAGTGCCGGTATTTTCATAATTTGGTGTTCGCTCATATTCTTCCTTTATCATGAAAGAATGCAGACTCTTATAGCATTTGCTCTTGCTTCTCTTTTTGGAATGAGTCTTGTAAATACAATGTTCTTTCAGGGAGATTACGGAACCTTAAGCCGTCTTCTGAAATTTACAGAAATAAGTTCAGTTGATGCAAATGGAACTCAGATTCTACTGAATATTGGAACAATGATTCTTGTAATTTCCGCATTTTTTATTCTGATAAAATTCAGACTTACAAAAATTCTAAATTACATTGTTGCAGGATTAACGCTTATATTCGTATTTGGAATTTCAATTTCTAATATTAAAACAATCAGTACAGGCTACAATGAATTTGAAGTTGCAAAAGAAATTAAACCTTTCATTCACCTTTCAAAAACTGGAAAAAACGTAATTTACCTTTACCTTGACAGGGCACAATCCAGATTTGTACAACCCCTGTTTAACGAAAAACCTGAA
Above is a window of Treponema rectale DNA encoding:
- a CDS encoding YidC/Oxa1 family membrane protein insertase, whose amino-acid sequence is MGSVFYSLVIYPLTQIIELVFSFCSKLFDNTGFAILGVSFAVSLLTLPLYIVAEHWQQVERDKQKAMKSEVDKIKAVFKGNEQYMILTTYYRQQHYHPIMSLRSAFGLLIQIPFFTAAYTCLSNMTALQGQSLLFIKDMGAPDSLFTIGAFHVNILPILMTLINMISGTIYTKGLPVRDKIQTYGLALIFVVILYDSPAGLVAYWTLNNLFSLVKNIFYKLKHPVWTLYVLACAAVTALIIWMFAGHVLAVKRALLVAAVFALVYFAPLFVRLSNYLIDKPFSRLRDNFKLRLGLFAASAIGLTLLVGLYIPSELVASDPQAFYGIDGIKDPLFFVWNALSQSAGIFIIWCSLIFFLYHERMQTLIAFALASLFGMSLVNTMFFQGDYGTLSRLLKFTEISSVDANGTQILLNIGTMILVISAFFILIKFRLTKILNYIVAGLTLIFVFGISISNIKTISTGYNEFEVAKEIKPFIHLSKTGKNVIYLYLDRAQSRFVQPLFNEKPELKEKFYGFINYENTVSFNSHTLIGAPPVYGGYEYTPEEMNKKSNQKLVDKQNESLLILPRIFTEQAEDYSAVITDPTWANYAMKPDKSLVQDYPLIDCELTDSSYLDLWYKEHQDSANLGVVSTTLKRDILWYGFFRCSPLVLRPAFYNDGNYWSTNKEVDNYNDYLEGYSALEYLPRFTDFESKTENAYVNFTNNATHDGLILNASDNYRPTTKISEEDNKNSAYPKDRGYHSFAGAMYRVGEWLDYLKENGCYDNTRIVIVADHGADRFEAGYKWDDKFAKIGPGRYHPLLMFKDFNAKGDPVYNTEDFMTNADTPVLLLEGLVDKPENPFTGKIIDSSAKEKGALVCLSNIFMPHHTRSSYIFTASKNEWYRVKENIFDSCNWTQEEF